GGGACGAATAGTGCGTAAATCGATAATCTCGCACTCAATGCCTTCTTCGGCAAGGGTTTCAGCAGCTTTATAAGCTTCTTTTATAATTTTTCCAAAAGAAACAATGGTTACATCCTTTCCTTTTCTTTTAATATCGGCAACCCCCAAAGGAATCAAATATTCGCCTTCGGGCACTTCATCCTTATCGCCATACATTTGCTCGCTCTCCATAAAAATCACTGGATCATCATCGCGGATTGCGCTTTTCAACAGTCCTTTTGCATCAGCTGGGTTACTCGGCACCACAACTTTTAACCCGGGACAGTTTGCGTACCAGCTTTCAAAGGCCTGGCTATGAGTTGCGGCAAGTTGCCCCGCAGAAGCTGTTGGCCCACGGAAGACGATAGGAATATTAAACTGCCCGCCGCTCATTTGGCGCATTTTGGCAGCGTTGTTTATTATTTGGTCAATGGCAACCAAAGAAAAGTTGAAGGTCATAAACTCAATAATCGGTCTGTTGCCGTTCATTGCCGAACCTATACCAATACCTGAAAAGCCCATTTCGGAAATTGGAGTATCTATTACACGTTTTGCACCAAACTCCTCGAGCATTCCTTTACTGGCTTTATAAGCCCCATTATACTCGGCCACTTCCTCGCCCATTAAATATATAGATTCGTCGCGACGCATTTCTTCGCTCATCGCCTCGGCTATTGCCTCTCTGAATTGTAATGTCTTCATCTGTCTAAATTGAAATGTAAATAACTGAAATTTTTCAGGGATAGCAAAAATACTATAATTACCATCTGTTTAGGTATATTTTCTTCACTTTTAACCAAAATTTATTATGCGTGCATAACAAAAAAAGGAAATATATTCTTAACTTCGCACACGAGCAATTTGAAAGCCTTTTGGTTTCTATTTGCTGAAAATTTACAATCCAAAAACACTTCAAAAAATGAAAATATTAGTCTGTATCAGTCACGTACCGGACACAACTTCCAAAATTAATTTTACTGACGGCGATAGCAAGTTTGACACAAATGGGGTTCAGTTCGTAATCAATCCAAATGACGAATTTGGTCTTACTCGAGCTATGTGGTTTAAAGAAAAACAAGGAGCCACAGTACACGTGGTAAACGTTGGAGGTGCTGAAACTGAGCCTACACTTCGCAAAGCATTGGCTATTGGAGCCGATGAAGCTATTAGAGTAAACACTGCTGCAACCGATGGTTTTTCAGTTGCAAAACAACTTGCAAATGTTGCAAAAGAAGGCGGTTACGATTTGGTAATTGGCGGTAGGGAATCAATCGATTACAACGGCGGAATGGTACCCGGAATGGTTGCCAAACTAATTGGCGCAAACTTCGTAAATACCTGTATCAGCCTTGAAGTGGAAGGCGATAAAGCCACAGCAATTCGCGAAATAGATGGCGGAAAGGAAACTTTGAAAACATCACTTCCGTTGGTAATTGGCGGACAAAAGGGGTTGGTTGAGGAAAGCGATCTTCGCATCCCAAATATGCGCGGTATTATGCAGGCCCGCACAAAACCTTTGAACGTTAAAGAACCTGTGGATGCAAACGCCGAAACAAATACGGTGTCATTTGCAAAACCTGCACCTAAAGGTGCGGTAAAGTTGGTTGATAACGTAGACGAATTGGTGAACCTTCTTCATAACGAAGCGAAGGTAATTTAAGAATTAAAAAAAGAAAGACATGTCAGTTTTAGTATATACAGAATCAGAAGAAGGAAAAATTAAAAAAATAGCTTTGGAAGCAGTTTCGTACGCAAAAGGAATTGCGGACCAAATGGGAACTTCGGTTACTGCCGTTACCATTAATACCAATGATGTTTCAGATTTGGGGAAATACGGAGCTTCAAAAGTTTTGCAGGTTTCCAATGAAAAATTGAACAAGTTTAACGGCGAAGCGTATGCCGATGTAATCGGCCAAGCTGCAAAAAATGAAGGCGCACAAGTAATTGTATTAACTTCTAGCGCAAACAGTAAATTTTTGGCCCCCACCCTCGCAGTTAACCTTGAAGCGGGTTACGTGGCAAACGTCATCGCCCTTCCTGAAAGCACTTCTCCATTTAAGGTAAAACACAGCGTTTTCACAAACAAAGCCTTCGCTACTACCGAAATTAAAACCAATATTAAAATAATTGGGTTGGGAAAAAATTCATATGGATTGAAGGAAAATGAAACCTCAGCTTCCACTGAAACTTTCTCGCCAAATCTTGATGCCCACGATTTTGATATGGAAATTGTTTCCGTAGATAAAGCAACCGACAAAGTAACCATTGCCGATGCAGAAATAGTTGTTTCCGGAGGTCGCGGCCTGAAAGGCCCCGAAAACTGGGGAATGGTTGAAGAGCTTGCGCAAACGCTTGGTGCTGCCACAGCTTGTTCAAAACCGGTGAGCGATATGGGCTGGAGACCGCATAGCGAGCACGTGGGGCAAACTGGAAAACCAGTGGCTTCCAACCTTTATATTGCAATCGGTATTTCCGGCGCAATACAGCATTTGGCGGGCATTAACGCCTCAAAAGTAAAAGTGGTAATCAATAACGATCCCGAAGCACCTTTCTTTAAGGCTGCAGACTACGGTATTGTAGGCGATGCTTTTGAAATAGTACCAAAACTCACCGAAAAATTAAAAGAATTTAAAGCGCAAAACGCATAATTTTTTATTAATTTGTACCCCGAAAAAGGGCTGTTTAGATAGGGAAACATCCAAATTTAAACACCCCTTTTTTTATTGATTTTTTATTCGTTACTTTTATAAGCCATTGTTTAACTGAACACTGCAAAAGGAATATTACAACAGTACTGAAGAATGAGTTTAGTAAAACTTACCATAAAAGGAATATCTTACAGCCAAACCCAAAATGGCGCCTACGCACTTATCTTGAACGAAGTGGACGGCGAACGCAAATTGCCGATAGTAATTGGCGCTTTTGAGGCACAGTCCATTGCTATTGCCTTGGAAAAAGACATTACCCCGCCTAGGCCTCTTACCCACGACCTTTTTAAGAATTTCGCTGACCGTTTTGAAATTGTGGTGAAGCAGGTAATCATCCACAAACTGGTGGATGGGGTTTTTTATTCAAGCATTATTTGTGAACGTGACAAAATCGAAGAGATTATTGATGCACGTACCAGTGACGCCATAGCATTGGCCCTTCGGTTTAAAGCACCCATTTTTACTTATAAAAACATTTTGGACAAAGCAGGTATTTATCTTAAAACTTCCACTTCCAAAAAAACACTTTCAAAAAAGGAGGAAGCAGTTATTGAAAACTTAATTCTTGGAGAAGATAAAGAATCTGTAAAGCCTTCACGGGAAGATTATTCCAAGTTTAGCCTAAGTGAATTAAACAAAATGCTGGACGCTGCCGTAAAAGACGAAAATTATGAAAAGGCAGCAAGCCTACGCGACGAAATATCAAAAAGGGAGTAGGTTTATTATTATTTTTAAAAAAATATAACCCCCTTTAGCGAACCTGTCTAGAGCGCAGTTTAAGCAATAAAGGGTTGGAGTTTAAACAGAATATGCGAAAATTCACACTTGTAGCCATTGCGCTTTTTTTCATCGGCAATACTTTTGCTCAAAGCATTGAAAAAACCTGGCAATTTTCCGAAGTAAAAGATGAAAACGGCCTTTCCGTTCTAAATATAAACCCTGAAAAGGATTTCCTTAAACTCGAAAACGGTGTTTTTGAATATCAGGTTGCCAGTGATAGTTTAAAGTCGAGCGGCGATTATATGTTTCAGAACAATTTATTGGTGCTATTTTTCAACAATCCCACAGACAGCATTAGAAGATTTCGCGTAGAGCAAATTACAGATAGCACACTTTCCCTTTCAGAAAAAAATTACAAATACCAGCTAAAAACGCCCAACATGCAAAATGCTTCGGCATTGGAGACCGTTACTAAAACTTCAGAGATAATTCCCAGCGCAGGCTTTTCTTTCCAAAGTCTTTGGCGTGGTGTTTTAGGGATGTTTTCATTAATAATTATAGCTTTTCTTTTCAGCTCAAACAGAAAGGCTATCAATTGGAAAACGGTGGGTCTTGGACTGGCTTTCCAACTGTTGATTGCCATTGGTGTTTTGAAAGTAAATTTTATAAAAAATGCCTTTGAAGGTGTGGGCCAAATATTTGTAAATGTCTTGGATTATACCAAAGCAGGAAGCGAGTTCCTTTTTGGCGGAATGCTGGATATCAACTCTTTCGGTTTCATCTTTGCGTTTCAGGTATTGCCAACCATTATATTTTTCTCTGCACTTACTTCTGTGCTTTTCTATTTCGGAATTATCCAAATAGTTGTAAAAGGAATGGGATGGCTGCTTACAAAGCTTTTGAATATTTCAGGCGCTGAAAGTTTGAGCGTTGCAGGAAACATCTTTTTGGGCCAAACCGAAGCCCCGCTTTTGATTAAAGCATATTTGGAAAAAATGAACAAGAGCGAAATGCTACTTGTTATGATTGGCGGAATGGCAACTGTTGCGGGAGCTGTACTTGCTGCGTATATCGGCTTTTTGGGCGGTGACGACCCCGAATTGCGATTGACTTTTGCCAAACACCTTTTGGCAGCCTCCGTCATGGCAGCGCCAGGCGCTATCGTGATTTCTAAAATACTCTATCCGCAGACTGAACCTATCAATACTGATGTAAAGGTTTCTTCTGAAAAAATTGGCTCCAACTTTTTGGATGCTATTGCCAATGGAACTACTGAAGGTTTGAGACTTGCGGTAAACGTGGGCGCTATGCTTTTGGTTTTTGTAGCCTTTATTGCAATGCTCAACGGAATATTAGGATGGGTTGGCGAAGTAACTTCAGTCAATAGTTGGGTTGCCGAAAAATCTGCTTATGACAGTCTTTCTTTGGAAGCAATATTGGGGACGGTATTTGCTCCTTTAATGTGGCTTATAGGCGTGGCAAAAGAAGATATGTTTATGATGGGCCAATTATTGGGAATAAAACTTGCCGCAAGTGAGTTTGTTGGGTACATTCAGTTAGCAGAACTTAAAAACGTAACCAATGAGCTACACCTTAACTACGAAAAAAGCATCATTATGGCCACTTATATGCTGTGTGGGTTTGCGAATTTTGCATCCATCGGAATTCAGATTGGCGGAATTGGTTCTCTGGCACCCGGACAGCGAAAAACCCTTTCTAAGTTTGGGATGAAAGCTTTGATTGGCGGAACAATTGCATCGTTAATATCTGCAACTATCGCGGGAATGATTATTGGCTAATAGCTTCCTATAACTGTTTTTGCCCAATCAGAAGCTTCTTCTATAGACTGGAAGTAACTAAAGGCGCCCTCAAATAGACCTTGCTCCTCGATAGCTTCATTTTTAACAGCATTGTTATTTGAAACAATTGCTATCCCTACCACACTTTTAGATTTTTTACTATTGTAAACCTCAGGGTTCACTCTTTTTGCCATTTCCCTATTAGAAACTACCACACATTTCCGCCCTCTATAATGTGAATCAATTATTCCCACAAACTCCTCTGCCTCTTCAAGATCATAAACAGATGCATTAAAGTGAAAAATTGCATACAAGGGGTAGCACTCCAATATCCCGGTTGATAGCTGATATTTATTTTCCATTTGCTCAAGGATTTCGAATTAAATTTAATCAAAATTTTAACATAATTCTGAATCGTTAATAACTTATTTAAAAGCAATTCAGAAATAATTTGAGCATCAACATCCCTATTAGTATTTTTAGACCAATAATCTATTTGCACATACAATGAAACAATATCACGATCTTCTAAGGCACGTAATGGAAAATGGTACTGTAAAAAAAGACCGCACGGGCACAGGCACCAAAAGTGTTTTTGGCTACCAAATGCGCTTTGATCTCAGTGAAGGTTTTCCTATGGTCACCACTAAAAAACTTCATCTAAAATCTATAGTTTATGAACTTTTGTGGTTTTTGAATGGCGATACAAATGTGAAATATCTTCAGGAAAATGGGGTGCGTATTTGGAACGAATGGGCAGATGAAAATGGCGATTTGGGCCCCGTTTATGGCCACCAATGGCGAAACTGGAACAGTGAGGAGATTGATCAAATTTCAGATATCATAAAAACCCTAAAAACCAATCCCGATAGCCGCCGAATGCTCGTTAGCGCTTGGAATCCCAGTGTTTTGCCAGACACCTCAAACTCTTTTTCCGAAAATGTATCCAATGGTAAGGCAGCGCTTCCACCCTGCCATGCCTTCTTTCAATTTTATGTAGCCGATGGTAAGTTATCCTGCCAGCTTTACCAACGCAGCGCCGATATTTTCTTGGGCGTTCCTTTCAACATTGCATCCTATGCACTATTAACGATTATGATGGCGCAGGTTTGTGGCTATCAGCCTGGCGATTTTGTCCACACCTTTGGCGATGCCCATATTTACAGCAATCATTTTGAACAAGTAGAACTTCAATTATCGCGTGAACCGCGAGCTTTGCCAAAAATGTTGCTTAATCCAGAAGTAAAAGATATATTTGGCTTTACTTTTGATGACTTTACACTTGTGGATTATAATCCTCACCCCCACATTAAAGGTGCTGTTGCCGTTTAACTTAAACTAATTCTTCAAAATGAAAACCCTACTTATTGCAGTATGCATTCTATTCTCAACCACCATCTTTGCACAAGAAGAATGGGGTGATGTTAAAAAAAACACAGTGACCCTTAAAGAAATAGGGCCAATCTGGCCAGGTTGTGAAAATGGTAGCGCTGCAGAACGCGATAATTGTTTCAACAACAAACTAGCAACACACATTGCCAAAAACTTTAAATATCCACCAGAGGCCTACAAAAAGAACGAGGAAGGTAGAGTAATCGTAGAATTTATTATAAACGAACAAGGCATGGTAGAAGTGAAAAATGTTTCCGGAGGATCAAAAGCGTTGCAGGATGAAGCCAAACGAAATATTATGGCCATCCCGAAAATGGCAAAACCCGGAATGATGGGCGGTAAACCTCGCACTATTAAATTTACGGTCCCTTTTACTTTTAAAACCGGGAAATAGTTTTGCTAAAAGGTTTAGTTTTCGCATTATTCCTTTTAATTTACTTAAAGAGTTTCGGACAATTTATAAGTCTTGAGGCTTGTAATGAAAGTAGCAGCATTGCTTCTCGAAATACCTGTTTTAAAAGTTATATTGAAAGTATATTACTTAATGCATTTGAAGAAAACAAAAGTAAGATTAAGTTAGGTCACGATTCTGATAAATTGCATTTGGAAGTATTAGTAGATGAAAATGGAAACTTCAAAATTTTATCATCTAGATGTTAAAAATATTGGATTATACAAAATTACCGAAAAAGTCATCGAAAACTTACTTCCTATTTCTAAATATAAAAATATTGAAGGAGTTACGCTTTACGATACATTTAATATTGAACTAGATTTTCCTTTAAAAAAAATTCCACATACAACTAAAGAAAAAATTTATACTCTTCAAAGTGTAGAAAAAAGTCCTGAGTTTCCTGGATGTTATGCTGATAAAAATGAAGAGCTCAGAGTCTGTATGTCTGAAAATATAAAAACACATATTGCCAATAATTTTAATGTTTTTTTAAAACCAAACTCCAGAGTTAAAAAAGGAAATCAACGCATAAATATTCAGTTTATAATCAATAAAAATGGATTTGTGGATGATATTAAAGTAAAAGCAAAATTTAAAGAATTAGAAAAAGAAGCAATTCGGGTTATAAAAAGTCTTCCAAAGATGACCCCAGGCAAAAACGGAAAAGAATCTGTTGATGTTTTATTCCTTTTACCCATGACTTTCAAATTACAATGAGGTTTTAAAATATGGTGATGGCCTTTAACATGATTTAAACATATACCGAAAATTATATTATTAACTTTAAAGTGTCGTAAAAAAATACGGCACTTTTTTATGATTGCTACAGATACACTGGTTTCCTTCTTTCTCGAAACCCGCCAACATACAGAAGATATTTGCAAACCGCTGGAAATTGAGGATTATGTGGTACAGCCCATTGTGGACGTTTCCCCTCCCAAATGGCACTTGGGCCATACCACTTGGTTTTTTGAGGAATTCATTTTAAAGCCCCACAAACCAAATTACAAACTCTTCCACGAGGACTTCGCTTTTGTTTTTAACAGCTATTATGAAAATGTGGGCAAACGAGTAATAAGAAATGATCGCGGCAATCTCTCGCGACCCGGCGTTGCAAAGGTTTATGATTACAGGCAGTATGTTACCAATGAAATGAAGGATTTTCTTTCAGAGGAAATTTCCGCAGAAATTGAAGAAATTCTTCTAATAGGAATCCATCACGAAAAACAGCATCAGGAACTTCTGGTTACAGATATAAAATACATCCTAGGAAATAACCCGCTATTGCCGAAATACAACGACTCCTTTTCAGAAAATCCGCGCCAGAATTTTCAACGGGAGTGGATTGAAATGTACGAAGGTATTTATGAAATAGGCCATACAAATTCCGACGAATTCTGCTATGACAATGAGCTAGGAAGGCACAAAGTATATCTACACGATTATAAAATTTCAAACAAGCTTGTTACCAATGCCGAATACCTGGAATTTATAAATGCCGGAGGTTACCAAGATTTTAATTTGTGGCACGCCGAAGGCTTGGACTGGGTGAAACAAAACCAGATAGAAGCCCCAATGTATTGGCACAATATTGATGGGGAATGGCACCAATATACATTGAATGGACTTCAAAAATTAAATATTAATGCCCCCCTTTCCCACATTTCCTATTATGAAGCTTTTGCATTTGCACAATGGAAGGAATGCCGCCTACCCACTGAATTTGAATGGGAAGTAGCCCAAGAAAATTTTGAATGGGGCAACCGTTGGGAATGGACTGAGAGCGCATACCTGCCCTACCCAGGTTACACCAAAGCTCCCGGCGCCATTGGCGAGTACAATGGAAAATTTATGGTAAACCAAAAAGTGTTGCGCGGCGGTTCCGTGTCAACATCTTCCAAACATACACGACCTACTTACAGAAATTTTTTCCACCCTAATCTGCGGTGGCAATTCACAGGATTAAGGTTGGTGAAATAATAACGACTACCTCTCTATGGCAACAACTACCGCTACGCTTTTGGACACTACCTTTAAAAAAGAAGTTTTTGAAGGTCTCAGTGCATTTCCTAAATATTTATCTTCGAAATATTTCTATGATAAAAAGGGCGATAAGCTCTTTCAGGAAATTATGGCAATGCCCGAATATTATCTTACTGAGTGCGAATTCCAAATACTTTCATCACATACTGAAACCATTGGAGAGCTTTTTCGTGACCGCGAAAACGGTTTGGATTTAATTGAACTTGGCGCTGGTGATGGGAAAAAGACAAAGGTTCTGCTAAAATATATGGCTGAAAATAACTTCAATTTTATTTACAAGCCCATTGACATTAGTGAAAATGCCGTGGAAATGCTGTCAAATAATCTCGCCGAAGAAATGCCAGCTTTAAATGTAGATGCTGAAGTGGGAGAATATTTTGAAGTCCTGGAAAGATTGAAAGGTTTTAATAAACGCAAAAAGGTAATAATGGTTTTGGGAAGTAATATCGGAAACCTAAAACATCCAAAGGCAATTGAATTTCTCACTCAATTAAAAGATGTAATGCTTCGGGATGATCTGCTGTTCATGGGTTTTGACCAAAAAAAGAATCCACAAAGCATACTAAACGCGTACAATGACAAATCTGGAATTACAGCGGCATTCAACAAGAATATTTTAACCCGAATAAATCGTGAGCTTGAAGGAAATTTTGATATTGAAAAATTCACTCATTGGGAATCCTACAATCCCGAGACGGGTACTGCCAAAAGTTTTTTGGTTGCTAACGAAGCGATGCAAGTAACTATCGAAAAGTTGCAGTTAACTGTAAATTTTGATCAATGGGAAACCATCCACACCGAAATTTCACAGAAATACGATGATAAAACGGTACAATGGCTTGCAGAAAAATCTGGCCTCGAAATTGAAACTTCCTTTACGGATGAAAAAGAATATTATAAGAATTATGCTTTTAGAAAACTTTAATTTGCTGAAGTGGAATGTACGCTATATCTCTCAATTCATTTTTAAAATCTCTATAAGCCTTTCCAGTTCCTCATCCGTATTGTAGTAATGAAAACTTACACGAATTCCACCACCACGTGGGGAGCATACAATTTTGTTCTCTTGCAATTTTTGAAATAGTGCTTTATCACCTTTTAAATTATAAATAGAAGAATGTTTTTTGCGCAGCAGCGT
The Aequorivita iocasae genome window above contains:
- the egtB gene encoding ergothioneine biosynthesis protein EgtB, translated to MIATDTLVSFFLETRQHTEDICKPLEIEDYVVQPIVDVSPPKWHLGHTTWFFEEFILKPHKPNYKLFHEDFAFVFNSYYENVGKRVIRNDRGNLSRPGVAKVYDYRQYVTNEMKDFLSEEISAEIEEILLIGIHHEKQHQELLVTDIKYILGNNPLLPKYNDSFSENPRQNFQREWIEMYEGIYEIGHTNSDEFCYDNELGRHKVYLHDYKISNKLVTNAEYLEFINAGGYQDFNLWHAEGLDWVKQNQIEAPMYWHNIDGEWHQYTLNGLQKLNINAPLSHISYYEAFAFAQWKECRLPTEFEWEVAQENFEWGNRWEWTESAYLPYPGYTKAPGAIGEYNGKFMVNQKVLRGGSVSTSSKHTRPTYRNFFHPNLRWQFTGLRLVK
- a CDS encoding pyruvate dehydrogenase complex E1 component subunit beta — translated: MKTLQFREAIAEAMSEEMRRDESIYLMGEEVAEYNGAYKASKGMLEEFGAKRVIDTPISEMGFSGIGIGSAMNGNRPIIEFMTFNFSLVAIDQIINNAAKMRQMSGGQFNIPIVFRGPTASAGQLAATHSQAFESWYANCPGLKVVVPSNPADAKGLLKSAIRDDDPVIFMESEQMYGDKDEVPEGEYLIPLGVADIKRKGKDVTIVSFGKIIKEAYKAAETLAEEGIECEIIDLRTIRPLDYEAIFESVKKTNRLVILEEAWPFGNVATEITYQVQNEVFDYLDAPIVKINTADTPAPYSPALLEEWLPNSEDVVKAVKKVLYRD
- a CDS encoding electron transfer flavoprotein subunit alpha/FixB family protein; protein product: MSVLVYTESEEGKIKKIALEAVSYAKGIADQMGTSVTAVTINTNDVSDLGKYGASKVLQVSNEKLNKFNGEAYADVIGQAAKNEGAQVIVLTSSANSKFLAPTLAVNLEAGYVANVIALPESTSPFKVKHSVFTNKAFATTEIKTNIKIIGLGKNSYGLKENETSASTETFSPNLDAHDFDMEIVSVDKATDKVTIADAEIVVSGGRGLKGPENWGMVEELAQTLGAATACSKPVSDMGWRPHSEHVGQTGKPVASNLYIAIGISGAIQHLAGINASKVKVVINNDPEAPFFKAADYGIVGDAFEIVPKLTEKLKEFKAQNA
- a CDS encoding bifunctional nuclease family protein, with protein sequence MSLVKLTIKGISYSQTQNGAYALILNEVDGERKLPIVIGAFEAQSIAIALEKDITPPRPLTHDLFKNFADRFEIVVKQVIIHKLVDGVFYSSIICERDKIEEIIDARTSDAIALALRFKAPIFTYKNILDKAGIYLKTSTSKKTLSKKEEAVIENLILGEDKESVKPSREDYSKFSLSELNKMLDAAVKDENYEKAASLRDEISKRE
- a CDS encoding thymidylate synthase; the protein is MKQYHDLLRHVMENGTVKKDRTGTGTKSVFGYQMRFDLSEGFPMVTTKKLHLKSIVYELLWFLNGDTNVKYLQENGVRIWNEWADENGDLGPVYGHQWRNWNSEEIDQISDIIKTLKTNPDSRRMLVSAWNPSVLPDTSNSFSENVSNGKAALPPCHAFFQFYVADGKLSCQLYQRSADIFLGVPFNIASYALLTIMMAQVCGYQPGDFVHTFGDAHIYSNHFEQVELQLSREPRALPKMLLNPEVKDIFGFTFDDFTLVDYNPHPHIKGAVAV
- a CDS encoding energy transducer TonB — its product is METSKFYHLDVKNIGLYKITEKVIENLLPISKYKNIEGVTLYDTFNIELDFPLKKIPHTTKEKIYTLQSVEKSPEFPGCYADKNEELRVCMSENIKTHIANNFNVFLKPNSRVKKGNQRINIQFIINKNGFVDDIKVKAKFKELEKEAIRVIKSLPKMTPGKNGKESVDVLFLLPMTFKLQ
- a CDS encoding L-histidine N(alpha)-methyltransferase codes for the protein MATTTATLLDTTFKKEVFEGLSAFPKYLSSKYFYDKKGDKLFQEIMAMPEYYLTECEFQILSSHTETIGELFRDRENGLDLIELGAGDGKKTKVLLKYMAENNFNFIYKPIDISENAVEMLSNNLAEEMPALNVDAEVGEYFEVLERLKGFNKRKKVIMVLGSNIGNLKHPKAIEFLTQLKDVMLRDDLLFMGFDQKKNPQSILNAYNDKSGITAAFNKNILTRINRELEGNFDIEKFTHWESYNPETGTAKSFLVANEAMQVTIEKLQLTVNFDQWETIHTEISQKYDDKTVQWLAEKSGLEIETSFTDEKEYYKNYAFRKL
- a CDS encoding NupC/NupG family nucleoside CNT transporter, translated to MRKFTLVAIALFFIGNTFAQSIEKTWQFSEVKDENGLSVLNINPEKDFLKLENGVFEYQVASDSLKSSGDYMFQNNLLVLFFNNPTDSIRRFRVEQITDSTLSLSEKNYKYQLKTPNMQNASALETVTKTSEIIPSAGFSFQSLWRGVLGMFSLIIIAFLFSSNRKAINWKTVGLGLAFQLLIAIGVLKVNFIKNAFEGVGQIFVNVLDYTKAGSEFLFGGMLDINSFGFIFAFQVLPTIIFFSALTSVLFYFGIIQIVVKGMGWLLTKLLNISGAESLSVAGNIFLGQTEAPLLIKAYLEKMNKSEMLLVMIGGMATVAGAVLAAYIGFLGGDDPELRLTFAKHLLAASVMAAPGAIVISKILYPQTEPINTDVKVSSEKIGSNFLDAIANGTTEGLRLAVNVGAMLLVFVAFIAMLNGILGWVGEVTSVNSWVAEKSAYDSLSLEAILGTVFAPLMWLIGVAKEDMFMMGQLLGIKLAASEFVGYIQLAELKNVTNELHLNYEKSIIMATYMLCGFANFASIGIQIGGIGSLAPGQRKTLSKFGMKALIGGTIASLISATIAGMIIG
- a CDS encoding electron transfer flavoprotein subunit beta/FixA family protein; this encodes MKILVCISHVPDTTSKINFTDGDSKFDTNGVQFVINPNDEFGLTRAMWFKEKQGATVHVVNVGGAETEPTLRKALAIGADEAIRVNTAATDGFSVAKQLANVAKEGGYDLVIGGRESIDYNGGMVPGMVAKLIGANFVNTCISLEVEGDKATAIREIDGGKETLKTSLPLVIGGQKGLVEESDLRIPNMRGIMQARTKPLNVKEPVDANAETNTVSFAKPAPKGAVKLVDNVDELVNLLHNEAKVI
- a CDS encoding energy transducer TonB — encoded protein: MKTLLIAVCILFSTTIFAQEEWGDVKKNTVTLKEIGPIWPGCENGSAAERDNCFNNKLATHIAKNFKYPPEAYKKNEEGRVIVEFIINEQGMVEVKNVSGGSKALQDEAKRNIMAIPKMAKPGMMGGKPRTIKFTVPFTFKTGK